In a single window of the Notamacropus eugenii isolate mMacEug1 chromosome 4, mMacEug1.pri_v2, whole genome shotgun sequence genome:
- the LOC140500590 gene encoding poly [ADP-ribose] polymerase 1, with amino-acid sequence MSSREDAIDHFLKLYEEKTGNSWHSSNFTKYPKKFYPLEIDYGQDEEAVKKLTVSAGTKSKLPKPVQNLIKMIFDVESMKKAMVEFEIDLQKMPLGKLSKRQIQNAYSILSEVQQVVSQGGSDSQILDLSNRFYTLIPHDFGMKKPPLLNNIDCVQAKVQMLDNLLDIEVAYSLLRGGSEDGSKDPIDVNYEKLKTDIKVVDQNSEEADIIRQYVKNTHATTHNAYDLEIIDIFKIEREGESQCYKPFKQLHNRRLLWHGSRATNFAGILSQGLRIAPPEAPVTGYMFGKGIYFADMVSKSANYCHTSQGDPIGLILLGEVALGNMYELKHASHISKLPKGKHSVKGLGKTAPDPTASVTLDGVEIPLGTGVPSGVSDTCLLYNEYIVYDIAQVNLKYLLKLKFNFKTSLW; translated from the coding sequence ATGTCATCCAGAGAAGATGCCATTGATCATTTTTTGAAATTGTATGAGGAGAAAACAGGCAACTCGTGGCATTCTAGCAACTTCACTAAATATCCCAAGAAGTTCTACCCCCTGGAAATTGACTACGGGCAGGATGAAGAGGCTGTAAAGAAACTGACCGTCAGTGCTGGCACCAAGTCAAAGCTTCCCAAGCCAGTTCAGAACCTCATCAAGATGATCTTTGATGTGGAGAGCATGAAAAAGGCCATGGTGGAATTTGAGATTGACCTTCAGAAGATGCCATTGGGAAAACTGAGCAAGAGGCAGATCCAGAATGCGTATTCTATCCTCAGTGAGGTCCAGCAGGTGGTATCCCAGGGTGGCAGCGACTCTCAGATTCTGGACCTCTCCAATCGCTTCTATACTCTGATCCCCCATGACTTTGGAATGAAGAAGCCCCCACTCCTGAACAACATTGATTGTGTACAGGCCAAAGTACAGATGCTAGACAACCTACTGGATATTGAGGTAGCATATAGTCTACTCCGTGGTGGGTCTGAAGATGGCAGCAAGGATCCTATTGATGTCAACTATGAGAAGCTTAAAACTGATATTAAGGTGGTTGACCAGAATTCAGAAGAAGCTGACATCATCAGGCAATATGTTAAGAACACACATGCTACAACTCACAATGCCTACGACTTGGAAATTATTGATATCTTCAAGATTGAGCGTGAAGGGGAAAGCCAATGCTACAAGCCCTTTAAGCAGCTTCATAATCGGCGGCTGCTGTGGCACGGGTCCAGGGCCACCAACTTTGCTGGGATACTCTCTCAAGGTCTTCGAATCGCTCCACCCGAAGCCCCTGTGACTGGCTATATGTTTGGTAAAGGAATCTATTTTGCTGACATGGTTTCCAAGAGTGCCAATTACTGCCACACATCTCAGGGAGACCCAATAGGACTGATCCTCCTGGGAGAAGTTGCCCTTGGTAACATGTATGAACTGAAGCATGCCTCCCACATCAGCAAGTTACCCAAGGGCAAGCACAGTGTCAAAGGTTTGGGCAAAACTGCGCCTGATCCAACAGCCAGTGTCACTCTTGATGGTGTGGAAATTCCCTTGGGAACTGGGGTTCCTTCTGGTGTTAGTGACACCTGTCTACTGTATAATGAATACATTGTCTATGATATTGCTCAGGTAAATCTGAAGTATCTACTGAAATTGAAGTTCAACTTTAAGACCTCTCTGTGGTGA